The following are from one region of the Deltaproteobacteria bacterium genome:
- a CDS encoding outer membrane lipoprotein carrier protein LolA, with protein sequence MPMWRYGLTLAAFLVLVSTALSGEPVDPEVLNSLNRHYAAVTGFSANYQQETVTQTMGGPQPISMKEHAKGKIYFKRPNLFVVDQKEPRPELVIANQEHTWWVIPDENKAYQYPPQSRTGVIKALDGLLAGKEKLEEFFQISRLEASDVSVTLQMVPRQPNDDFERLEVQVAKRDSKLISMKVYYPLGQEVLFKFESVQENVTLPKDFFEFTPPPGVQVITH encoded by the coding sequence TGTTGGTGTCCACGGCCTTATCCGGCGAACCCGTGGACCCAGAGGTTCTGAATTCGCTGAATCGGCATTACGCTGCCGTGACCGGGTTCTCGGCCAATTACCAGCAGGAGACCGTTACGCAGACTATGGGCGGTCCCCAGCCGATTTCCATGAAAGAGCATGCAAAAGGGAAGATCTATTTCAAGAGACCCAATCTTTTTGTGGTGGACCAAAAGGAACCGCGGCCCGAGCTGGTTATTGCGAACCAGGAGCATACGTGGTGGGTGATTCCGGACGAGAATAAGGCATACCAATATCCTCCTCAGTCCAGAACCGGAGTAATCAAGGCTCTGGATGGATTGCTGGCGGGAAAAGAGAAACTCGAGGAGTTTTTTCAAATAAGCCGGCTCGAAGCTTCCGATGTTTCCGTGACGCTGCAAATGGTCCCTCGCCAACCGAATGACGACTTCGAGCGTCTTGAAGTGCAGGTGGCGAAGCGGGATTCTAAGCTCATATCGATGAAAGTGTATTACCCTTTGGGCCAGGAAGTTCTCTTCAAGTTCGAATCCGTTCAGGAAAACGTGACATTGCCGAAGGATTTCTTCGAGTTCACGCCACCTCCCGGCGTTCAGGTTATCACGCACTAA